One window from the genome of Ciconia boyciana chromosome 8, ASM3463844v1, whole genome shotgun sequence encodes:
- the PANK1 gene encoding pantothenate kinase 1 isoform X4, with protein MAAKGDSTNVDKLVKDIYGGDYERFGLQGSAVASSFGHMMSKEKRDSISKEDLARATLVTITNNIGSIARMCALNENIDKVVFVGNFLRINMISMKVLAYAMDYWSKGQLKALFLEHEGYFGAVGALLELLKMTDDQ; from the exons ATGGCTGCAAAAGGAGACAGCACCAATGTGGATAAGCTGGTGAAAGATATTTACGGAGGAGACTATGAGCGGTTTGGCCTTCAAGGGTCTGCTGTAGCCTCAAG CTTTGGTCATATGATGagtaaagaaaagagagattCCATCAGTAAAGAGGACTTGGCCAGAGCTACTTTGGTCACCATCACCAACAACATAGGTTCTATTGCTCGCATGTGTGCATTGAATGAG AATATTGACAAGGTGGTATTTGTTGGCAACTTTCTCAGAATTAATATGATTTCTATGAAGGTGCTAGCGTATGCTATGGATTATTGGTCCAAGGGACAGCTGAAAGCTCTGTTTTTGGAACATGAG GGTTATTTTGGAGCGGTTGGGGCTCTTCTAGAATTGCTTAAAATGACAGATGATCAGTGA
- the PANK1 gene encoding pantothenate kinase 1 isoform X2: MKLIVPKQRSFPWFGMDIGGTLVKLVYFEPKDITAEEEQEEVENLKSIRKYLTSNTAYGKTGIRDVHLELKNLTMCGRKGNLHFIRFPSCAMHRFIQMGSEKNFSSLHTTLCATGGGAYKFEEDFRTIADLQLHKLDELDCLIQGLLYVDSVGFNGQPECYYFENPTDPEQCQKKPYCLDNPYPMLLVNIGSGVSILAVYSKDNYKRVTGSSLGGGTFLGLCCLLTGCETFEEALEMAAKGDSTNVDKLVKDIYGGDYERFGLQGSAVASSFGHMMSKEKRDSISKEDLARATLVTITNNIGSIARMCALNENIDKVVFVGNFLRINMISMKVLAYAMDYWSKGQLKALFLEHEGYFGAVGALLELLKMTDDQ, from the exons CGTTTCCATGGTTTGGAATGGATATTGGTGGAACGTTGGTTAAACTGGTCTACTTTGAACCTAAGGACATTACTGCAgaagaggaacaggaggaggtggaaaacctgaaaagcaTTAGGAAATACTTGACCTCCAATACAGCCTATGGTAAAACTGGCATTCGCGATGTCCATCTTGAACTGAAAAATTTGACTATGTGTGGACGCAAAGGAAACCTGCACTTCATCCGCTTTCCCAGCTGTGCTATGCACAGGTTCATACAGATGGGTAGTGAAAAGAACTTCTCCAGTTTGCACACCACGCTCTGTGCCACAGGAGGTGGAGCTTACAAGTTTGAGGAGGACTTTAGAACG ATTGCTGATCTACAACTCCATAAACTGGATGAATTGGACTGCTTGATCCAGGGCCTCCTTTATGTTGATTCTGTTGGTTTCAATGGCCAACCAGAGTgctattattttgaaaatcctaCAGATCCTGAACAGTGCCAGAAAAAGCCTTACTGCCTTGATAATCCATATCCTATGCTGCTGGTTAACATAGGCTCAGGGGTCAGCATCCTAGCTGTGTATTCTAAGGACAACTATAAGAGAGTCACAGGATCCAG TCTCGGAGGAGGAACGTTCCTGGGCCTGTGCTGTCTGCTGACTGGCTGTGAGACGTTTGAAGAAGCACTAGAAATGGCTGCAAAAGGAGACAGCACCAATGTGGATAAGCTGGTGAAAGATATTTACGGAGGAGACTATGAGCGGTTTGGCCTTCAAGGGTCTGCTGTAGCCTCAAG CTTTGGTCATATGATGagtaaagaaaagagagattCCATCAGTAAAGAGGACTTGGCCAGAGCTACTTTGGTCACCATCACCAACAACATAGGTTCTATTGCTCGCATGTGTGCATTGAATGAG AATATTGACAAGGTGGTATTTGTTGGCAACTTTCTCAGAATTAATATGATTTCTATGAAGGTGCTAGCGTATGCTATGGATTATTGGTCCAAGGGACAGCTGAAAGCTCTGTTTTTGGAACATGAG GGTTATTTTGGAGCGGTTGGGGCTCTTCTAGAATTGCTTAAAATGACAGATGATCAGTGA
- the PANK1 gene encoding pantothenate kinase 1 isoform X3: MDIGGTLVKLVYFEPKDITAEEEQEEVENLKSIRKYLTSNTAYGKTGIRDVHLELKNLTMCGRKGNLHFIRFPSCAMHRFIQMGSEKNFSSLHTTLCATGGGAYKFEEDFRTIADLQLHKLDELDCLIQGLLYVDSVGFNGQPECYYFENPTDPEQCQKKPYCLDNPYPMLLVNIGSGVSILAVYSKDNYKRVTGSSLGGGTFLGLCCLLTGCETFEEALEMAAKGDSTNVDKLVKDIYGGDYERFGLQGSAVASSFGHMMSKEKRDSISKEDLARATLVTITNNIGSIARMCALNENIDKVVFVGNFLRINMISMKVLAYAMDYWSKGQLKALFLEHEGYFGAVGALLELLKMTDDQ, encoded by the exons ATGGATATTGGTGGAACGTTGGTTAAACTGGTCTACTTTGAACCTAAGGACATTACTGCAgaagaggaacaggaggaggtggaaaacctgaaaagcaTTAGGAAATACTTGACCTCCAATACAGCCTATGGTAAAACTGGCATTCGCGATGTCCATCTTGAACTGAAAAATTTGACTATGTGTGGACGCAAAGGAAACCTGCACTTCATCCGCTTTCCCAGCTGTGCTATGCACAGGTTCATACAGATGGGTAGTGAAAAGAACTTCTCCAGTTTGCACACCACGCTCTGTGCCACAGGAGGTGGAGCTTACAAGTTTGAGGAGGACTTTAGAACG ATTGCTGATCTACAACTCCATAAACTGGATGAATTGGACTGCTTGATCCAGGGCCTCCTTTATGTTGATTCTGTTGGTTTCAATGGCCAACCAGAGTgctattattttgaaaatcctaCAGATCCTGAACAGTGCCAGAAAAAGCCTTACTGCCTTGATAATCCATATCCTATGCTGCTGGTTAACATAGGCTCAGGGGTCAGCATCCTAGCTGTGTATTCTAAGGACAACTATAAGAGAGTCACAGGATCCAG TCTCGGAGGAGGAACGTTCCTGGGCCTGTGCTGTCTGCTGACTGGCTGTGAGACGTTTGAAGAAGCACTAGAAATGGCTGCAAAAGGAGACAGCACCAATGTGGATAAGCTGGTGAAAGATATTTACGGAGGAGACTATGAGCGGTTTGGCCTTCAAGGGTCTGCTGTAGCCTCAAG CTTTGGTCATATGATGagtaaagaaaagagagattCCATCAGTAAAGAGGACTTGGCCAGAGCTACTTTGGTCACCATCACCAACAACATAGGTTCTATTGCTCGCATGTGTGCATTGAATGAG AATATTGACAAGGTGGTATTTGTTGGCAACTTTCTCAGAATTAATATGATTTCTATGAAGGTGCTAGCGTATGCTATGGATTATTGGTCCAAGGGACAGCTGAAAGCTCTGTTTTTGGAACATGAG GGTTATTTTGGAGCGGTTGGGGCTCTTCTAGAATTGCTTAAAATGACAGATGATCAGTGA